The genomic DNA CTGCCCTCAAAGGATGTAGCGGATGAGCTTGTTGACTGCTACCTGAGGACATCCGAAACTGTCTACCGTGTACTCCATATTCCATCCTTTCAAAAGGACTACGAGGCACTCTGGATGTCAGATACAGCACCCGATATGGCATTCATGGTTCAGGTCAAGTTAGTGCTTACTATCGGAGCTACCGTGTACGATGAAAATTTCTCCCTACGTGCGTCGGCCATTCAATGGGTCTATGAGGCGCAGACGTGGTTTTCAGAGCCTGTCTGCAAGTCCAGGCGGAGCCTTCAATTTCTGCAGATCAATATCCTACTATTGATTGCTCGCGAACTGGTAAATGTGGGCGGTGACACCATCTGGACTGCAGCTGGGGCACTTCTGAGAACTGCGGTGTATTGGGGGCTTCACAGAGATCCAGCCTACTTATCAAATAGGACAATCTTCGTTGGCGAGATGCGCCGGAGGTTATGGAATACTATACTCGAAATGGCCCTGCATTCGAGTATGGCCTGTGGTGCGCCTGTGGGCATATCTCTGGACGATTTTGACACCGCGCCTCCCGATAATTATGATGACGACCAGCTTGTGGCCGATGCCCCGGTGCCAAAGCCAGAAGACACACAGACTCAGGTATCCGTCGCGATAGCTCTCCGTAAAACACTCCCTATTCGCCTGGCAATTGTGAAATTTTTGAATGAGCTTGGCTCTAAAAGTACATATGAAGAAACATTGCGACTGGATGCAGAGTTTAGAGTGGGATACAGAGATTTGTGTCGGGCCCTTCAGAGATATAATGCGGGCACCGGGTTGAAATCTCAATTTACAACTCACATGGTGGATTGTCTTATGCTGCGCTACCTTGTAACTCTCCATATTCCGTTCTATGCCATGGCACCGCATGAAACGGCCTATGCATACTCTCGGAAGACAGTGGTTGAGACGTCCCTGAGAATATGGTGTGCATTGAACCCATCGTCATCTATCATGGCGGCTCACACTCGTCACGATACAGCTTCAACAGGTCGAAATGATTTTGACAGGCTTGCTATCTGTGGCACGGGCTATCTACGTGTGTTTGGCATGCAGGCTAGCCTTGCCATTGCAGCAGAATTAAGCACTCAGttgcaagaagaagagagactCGGCCCGGTATTCTTACGAGCAGATCTACTTTCGATGGTACAGGAATCCAAAGAGTGGCTCTTTCGTGCTATCGAAGCTGGTGAGACAAATATCAAGGGTTACTTACTTATTGAGTTAATTGAGGCAAGGATAGCAGGCCTTAGACAAGGCCTTGCGCGCGACCAACTTGTGATGTTGTTGCTCAAAGCCGCTGCCGACGCAGAGGCAAGATGCTTACGCATCCTTGAAAAAATGGCGGCTCAGGGCCAGACCGAAGGCTTTTCGAATGGGCTTGGTCAAATGGGTCTGGAGATAACTCCCGACTCGATGGATGATTGGGACCTCATGGTATGTGAAGACTCCATctatccatcttctccataaCTAATTATTGTTTAGATGACAGATGTTCTCCTGAATCAGAGCACTGCGGAGCCAATGAATTGGGTGTACAATGAGATCCCGCTAGTGCCTTTGCTTCCCAGTTAAGAGATTCGATCAAGTCTGGTTATTCGAGCTCCTGACTCAATCTAACTCAAAGAGGCGGAGTCCCATGATGAATACACGAACTTTCTGTGATTTCGCAGAGGAACTCCTAGCACCGTACCAACGGGAAAAGTCGTGTCATGTCCTTCTCGCCAATGCGTGATTTGATGACCATTTGAGGTGTCAATGCGAGACAGGACTTTCATTGAGGCACGCGGATATCGTGTTTCGGCTTTTCTGTCACTTGTCCCTGTCCAAAACTTTGTCTCAACCCCTCCGACGGAGCTCCGTTCTTGGGGGCGATCACTTTATCCGAACAACTGTGTGGAGATTCTACTTGGCAAAAGAGCTGCCCAGGAGGCAATGCGCACGGTGCATTCAATAAATACACGATACGAAGTATAGCGGTGACCATTTGAGCCCAAGGCCAACACGGGTAGTGCTATCAGAGCCAGCCTGGCCGCTTCGAAGGCCCCTTTCTAGCAGTTTTTACCAGGAAAGTCTCTTGAGAGATAAACTACCCGAAAAATGTACATTATGACAATCCCTTCTAACATGCGTCTACATTTATGCTTATATGGGCAAATGGACTGTAATCCTTAATGCCTATTATCTTGATACTTTAATTACGATAATGTCTATTTCTGCAAACTTTCGAAATCCCCGCCCTGAATCAGGTAAAAGCGCAGCATTCGCCCTCAGCTTATTACAAATTCAAGGGCCACCAGCTCAGCGTTCAAGCAAATGGCGATAAGACCCCTGTTACGTTGCGTCCCTGCCAAGGTGACTAACGCCAGCGTCTATGTGGTGTTGAGGCTCGTCCCGTCCAACCAACAGCCGCGGTTTGAGTCGCAAGCCGCTTTCGATGTAACCTAAGAACTATATGAAGATTAACATTCTACTCAGAGCAAATCAGTCACCGTTACCAAGACCCCAGCTTATCTGTGCATGAGTGAAGAATGATTAATAATATTTGTTTGCAGTTTCTACAATCGCGCAATGCCCACCATCATGGTTCTCTATCTACTGCGATAAATGGAAAAATTGGATAGGCTTGGCGAAGGTGAGGGGAATCCAATGTCCTTGGCGGTGATTTGGTCGTGCGATCCTCTGGTAATCGGGACATATAAGAGTGcggtgatggagagaggagCAGGAATTAGCAGACCAGAATTACCATTTCACCTCTCTCCTGAGCAACGGACATCATGAAACCATCATTTGTCTCCCTTTTGTCCCTGGCTTGCCTCGGGGCAGCCTCCCGCGAGGGCGCTCCGATTATGAGCCATTTAATGTCTATTAAAACAGAACATCGTGAGCGAGCTCGCGCCCAGGGCTTATTCAAGCCAAACAGCTACATTGACCTCGCAAAGACGCCTTGCGTGGATGGCAAAGCAGGAGAATATTCCTGTGAGAAcgttgatcttcttggcttcctgagTCATCAGGCCATGGGCAGTACGACCCGGGAGGGGAATGATATCTGGGGTATGTTAACCATACTATGCATCTGTTCCGTGGACATAAGATTTAACATGAACAGGATGGACATCAGCCGATGGCCGTGAATTCGGCATCGTTGGCCAAACGGACGGAACGGCCTTTGTAGAAGTTCTGGACGATGGCAGTCTGCAGTATGTCGGCCGTCTACCGACGCAGACAACGGCAACTATTTGGAGAGATATGAAGGTGATTGGGGATCATGCCTATATTGGATCAGAGTCACCGGGACATGGTCTTCAGATCTTTGACTTGAAGAAGGTATATTATCGTAACAATATTGTGCTCAATACTTGAGTACGCCCAAGGCTAACGGAGTCCAGCTTCTCGAGACGGACAGCAATAACCCGACCAATTTCTCGACCACGGAAGACCTAACGGCTTGGTACAGCGGTTTTGGTAGCTCACACAACATCGTTGCGCATGAAGAGACTAACATGATCTTCGCTGTCGGCACAGCCAGGAACCTATCCTGCGCTGGCGGCCTGTGGATGATCGATGTGTCTGATCCCGCGAACCCGACGTCGCCTGGATGTGTCAGTGAAGACGGTTATGTGCACGATGGTAGGTCTCTATGGTTCAATGGGTCAGCTCACAGTCCAATACTAACGCAAACCAGCACAATGTGTGATCTACACCGGCCCCGACAAGGAATACACAAACCGTGAGATCTGCTTCAACTACAACGAAGACACCCTCACCATCGTCGACATAACAGACAGGGCCTCGCCAATCCAGATCTCCAAAACCCCCTATGTTGGAGCAAGCTACACGCACCAAGGCTGGATAGCAGTCTCCGACATGTCCTACCTCCTCCTGGACGACGAATTGGACGAACAAGACGGGACAGGCGAAGCCGCTAACGGACACACAACAACGTACATTTTCGACATTAAGGACCTAGCGAATCCGAAACATACAGGGACGTACCAGTCTCCCGTGCGATCAATCGACCATAACCAGTATGTTATCGATGGGTTGACATACCAAGCTAACTACGGGAGCGGATTGCGCATCGTCGATGTTAGCTCTGTTAAGGATGATCCGACAGGCAAGGGGTTCAAACAGGTGGGTTTCTTTGACTGCCacccagaagatgatgcccAGGGCGGGGAAGTTGAGTTTGTGGGTGCTTGGAGTGTCTATCCATATTTCCGGAGCGGGAATATTTTGTTGAACAGTATCGAGAGGGGTGTCTATTCGTTGAAGTACACCGGAAAGGCTTGATCGTATGCgaatttatatatatgaaacaaatgagaaaggaaatgaaagcCTCTGACATCATGTATCGGgagatcctcatcttctaGAAGGATGTGGTGAAACAGCAGCGTCCTACACCTTTGACTCCGTgtcagacaaagaaagagaagccaaagTTCTATCGTAGATCTCAGATATCAAGTGATATGGCTCAGGCAccttggaaatgaaggaCTAAATCGAACCAGAAAATCCTCTAGGTTAATTATCGGATCTACGCCATTCTCGGGTCCAAAAATAGATGTTCAATACCGATATGCCCCGGGATCTACATTCCACCAGAAAATCAACCCTGAGGATGGAACTAAAGGGGGTTGCCTCGGTAGAGATTTTGTTATTAATTTGTAAGATGTAGCAGTTCTCAAAATGTATGCTGTCCTTGTCGACAGGGGACTCATACGCAACATAGCCTCTATCAGATGGAATAAAGTTGTATCAGTTTCTCAGGGTCCTGTACCCCTAACCGCCACAAGCATCGATGTAGGAACGACTACGTCTAAATGCAAGGGACTGTCGTAGAATAAAGCCTCGTGGCTAAGCTTTATTGCGTGATTTATGAGACACTATTAGCGCTATACCGGAGAGTGATATCACGACCACTCTATACTGTAGAAAACATGGGATGAATTGTtttctttcggcttctgcgtCTGCTTGATATGTCGGTGTTTGGGATAGACAATCCTCAATCCCAGTCTAAAGCCACTCGGATTGTCAGAGGACCTTGGATTGACAAGGACCAATATTGCAGGATCAGATCTCGGCAGACGCACACGGTACACAGTGACTAAAGAGGAAGAGCAGATCACAGAGTACCGAGGATGTCATGTCGCGAAAACCCCTACGATTGGATACACAGACACATCTTGTCCCCGACCCCCATCCCAAACAACCTTCCCACAGCACAGATCACAACCTAAAGACGAAACAAACCAGGGACACCAGGACATATCAGATGAATCAACCCAAGTTTCCGATAAACACTCAGCGAAAATACCTCTGAACCCCAAGCCAACCCCaggaaaccaaaagaaaactCGTATCCAACAAATCCCGAAtacaccccaaccccaacaaccttGGCACTTATTTTCTCCGACAACATGCCGACGATTCCTGGCACTTCGTATCCGACCTGCCACCCATGGAAACTACAGGGCTTCGCATGATAATCATTTCTCCAAATGTGAAACTGGATGAACTTTAACctccaaaagaaaacagcTTGTTTGAGTCTAGCACCAGCCCGGTTTGCTCTTGGGGGTGAATCCTCGGGTTTAGGGCCCCACTAGGGCTCGGTTCCGTGGTCCTTAGTGGCACTGGATCCGACGCAGGAACGGGAGTATCATGGTTATTTCAGGCACGGATATGAGACAGAtaattcttttcctttcacaATCGAGATCACAGTTACTATGCATTTATTGTATTGTACCTGGTTCATAGAATACGCTGTCTACTGGACCTGCATAGAGGCGGGATACGAAGAGGGACCAGCGCAATAAACTTCAACCGTTCTTCAACCCTCAATAATGGGAACAAGTGGAGTCATCCCAACCCAACTAAGAGCGGATAGAAATCCCGATTCGGTCACTGGGTCTTTTTTGAAGGATTTTTATGCCAAGCGCAAAATGCCGATTGGATGTCAGATGGTGAAAATGAGGAGTTCACCCGAGATCTTAGAGACGAGGTATTCTCTAGCGGCTGAACTGTCCCCGCTGCAGTGCCGTTAGGTCGTTAGAAACCCTAGCTGGTGTTCACTTTGAAACGGGGC from Aspergillus oryzae RIB40 DNA, chromosome 7 includes the following:
- a CDS encoding uncharacterized protein (predicted protein), whose amino-acid sequence is MKPSFVSLLSLACLGAASREGAPIMSHLMSIKTEHRERARAQGLFKPNSYIDLAKTPCVDGKAGEYSCENVDLLGFLSHQAMGSTTREGNDIWGWTSADGREFGIVGQTDGTAFVEVLDDGSLQYVGRLPTQTTATIWRDMKVIGDHAYIGSESPGHGLQIFDLKKLLETDSNNPTNFSTTEDLTAWYSGFGSSHNIVAHEETNMIFAVGTARNLSCAGGLWMIDVSDPANPTSPGCVSEDGYVHDAQCVIYTGPDKEYTNREICFNYNEDTLTIVDITDRASPIQISKTPYVGASYTHQGWIAVSDMSYLLLDDELDEQDGTGEAANGHTTTYIFDIKDLANPKHTGTYQSPVRSIDHNQYVIDGLTYQANYGSGLRIVDVSSVKDDPTGKGFKQVGFFDCHPEDDAQGGEVEFVGAWSVYPYFRSGNILLNSIERGVYSLKYTGKA
- a CDS encoding fungal specific transcription factor domain-containing protein (predicted protein); the protein is MLEPHVRDETSDILSGMQRCKTLARVIKSRRTPLWPSPLASALPSKDVADELVDCYLRTSETVYRVLHIPSFQKDYEALWMSDTAPDMAFMVQVKLVLTIGATVYDENFSLRASAIQWVYEAQTWFSEPVCKSRRSLQFLQINILLLIARELVNVGGDTIWTAAGALLRTAVYWGLHRDPAYLSNRTIFVGEMRRRLWNTILEMALHSSMACGAPVGISLDDFDTAPPDNYDDDQLVADAPVPKPEDTQTQVSVAIALRKTLPIRLAIVKFLNELGSKSTYEETLRLDAEFRVGYRDLCRALQRYNAGTGLKSQFTTHMVDCLMLRYLVTLHIPFYAMAPHETAYAYSRKTVVETSLRIWCALNPSSSIMAAHTRHDTASTGRNDFDRLAICGTGYLRVFGMQASLAIAAELSTQLQEEERLGPVFLRADLLSMVQESKEWLFRAIEAGETNIKGYLLIELIEARIAGLRQGLARDQLVMLLLKAAADAEARCLRILEKMAAQGQTEGFSNGLGQMGLEITPDSMDDWDLMMTDVLLNQSTAEPMNWVYNEIPLVPLLPS